The Pseudomonadota bacterium DNA segment CGCGGCCGCAGGTTACGGCGGACAGGGGACACTCTGCGGTTCACTCGGTGCCTGCTCTGCCCTCATCAATCTTGTTACCATGGATAAGAACCAGACACATACACAGATGGTCGCCCACCTGCTCAACTGGTACGCAGTATCCAACTTCCCAACTGATCGTTTTGATGCCATCTGCTATTTTCCGAAGCAGGTCCGTGTAGTTCCGAATTCACCCCTGTGTCACATCTCGGTATCCACCTGGGCCATGAAAGCCGGAGTGCAGGTATCTTCCAAAGAAAAAAAGGACCGCTGCGCCAAGGTGGCGGGTGAAGTAGCGTTCCAGACCGTCTTGATGCTGAATGACTATGCGGATGGGAAATACAAACAGTCGCTTCCAGCCGTCTCAGCCGCGACCGCGCATTGCCTCAGCTGTCATGGACCTGCAGG contains these protein-coding regions:
- a CDS encoding C-GCAxxG-C-C family protein gives rise to the protein MKEKIGFPYTMLSDDMMQHAAAGYGGQGTLCGSLGACSALINLVTMDKNQTHTQMVAHLLNWYAVSNFPTDRFDAICYFPKQVRVVPNSPLCHISVSTWAMKAGVQVSSKEKKDRCAKVAGEVAFQTVLMLNDYADGKYKQSLPAVSAATAHCLSCHGPAGAENNQQGRMVCDMCHDDHTK